A window of Methanomassiliicoccus luminyensis B10 genomic DNA:
GAACGATTGTTTAACTACGTCTCAACGTAATGCTTATATCTTGAACGACAGCTGGAACTTCTAATGTCCGAGCCTTCGCTGAGCACCCTTGACCGTGCTCGACCTCTCCTTTTGATCGTCGCCATTGCGGCGGGCCTGATCTTCGGAATGACCCTCCCCGGGCTGGTGCAGGACTGGTTCGACCTGGTGGTCTACCTCTTCCTCATATTGCTGGTGTTCAGCCTGGTGCTGGGCGCACAGTTCGGCGATGTCCTGCGCTCTCTAAGGAACGTGCGCTTCTTCGGCATCGCCTGGTTCCTCAACTTCGTGGTCATCCCGCTCACCGCCTTTGCCCTGGCCCTCATCTTCCTGGGCCCGTACCCGGCGGTATTCGTGGGGTTCATTCTGTACTCGATAGCGCCCTGCACCGACTGGTTCCTTATCTTCACTTCCATGGCCAAGGGGGACGTGCCGCTCGGCCTCGCGCTCCTGCCTACGAACCTCATCCTCCAGGTCGTGCTCATCCCGGTGTACCTTTTCCTGTTCGCCGGCCTGGTAGTCCCGTTCCAGGTGTCCGCCCTGGTGGAGACG
This region includes:
- a CDS encoding arsenic resistance protein; this translates as MSEPSLSTLDRARPLLLIVAIAAGLIFGMTLPGLVQDWFDLVVYLFLILLVFSLVLGAQFGDVLRSLRNVRFFGIAWFLNFVVIPLTAFALALIFLGPYPAVFVGFILYSIAPCTDWFLIFTSMAKGDVPLGLALLPTNLILQVVLIPVYLFLFAGLVVPFQVSALVETFLVFIILPFALAGAVRWAMKKAKSVEWRDDVLGKVLPNLQVLTLVVIIFFIFASQTDVILENLDTLAIIFIPTALLFIIAFSLSQIVSKKAGFKYGECALLSCTTIARNSPIGLAIAVGLFPDQPLIQAAIIIPEVIELPVLLLVVRLLISIKGKYYCGGPEQADVKPQ